A stretch of DNA from Pseudomonadota bacterium:
GTCGTGGAGAGGCCGGACAGGATCAGGGTGGACGTCATCGACTCGCTCGCGGACGTGTGGGCGAGCGCCGGCAGCGACGGGCAGACGATGTGGCTCTACGTCCCGGGCAAGCGCAAGCTCTACGAGGGCCGGGCCACCGAGGCCGGCATTAGCAGGCTGGCCTCTTTCGGGCTTTCGCCGTCGCACCTTATCTCCCTGCTCGCCGGCACGCCGCCCGTGGCCGCGGACGAGGGCATCGAAGAGGCGGGCTCAGGGAGGGACCGCCACTTCATCTTCGCCTCGGGCGGCCTTCGCTGCTGGCTCGAGAATGGCGAGAGGGGCAGGGTCTCGCGCTGCGAGAAGCCCTCCGACGGGGGAGTTGACTACGAAATATCGTTCTCCGACTACCGCAGGGCGGGCGCGGTGGAGTTCCCGCACAGCATAGAGGCCAGATTCCCCTCGCGCGACTCGTCGCTCTCCATCCGCTACCGCGAGGTGGAGACGGGCGGGCGCATCGATCCGGCGTCGTTCGATCCTCCGCGCGCGCGTGCGGCGAGGACGCACAGGTACAGAAGATGAGAAGAGGCCCAGCCATCGCAGCGGCCCTCGCCTGCGCCCTCTTTGCGGGCTGCAGCGGCGTCATGGACCGCCCGCCCGGGAGGCTCGCGCAGTCCCTGCCCTCGGACCCTCCCACCCTCAACC
This window harbors:
- a CDS encoding DUF4292 domain-containing protein — encoded protein: MRRLAASAALLVLVLTACAREAPRTALHEEGRRSRASTALERRLKNFEAATGSLKALAWLRIDSPERTINSDAAVVVERPDRIRVDVIDSLADVWASAGSDGQTMWLYVPGKRKLYEGRATEAGISRLASFGLSPSHLISLLAGTPPVAADEGIEEAGSGRDRHFIFASGGLRCWLENGERGRVSRCEKPSDGGVDYEISFSDYRRAGAVEFPHSIEARFPSRDSSLSIRYREVETGGRIDPASFDPPRARAARTHRYRR